In Heliangelus exortis chromosome 18, bHelExo1.hap1, whole genome shotgun sequence, a single genomic region encodes these proteins:
- the LOC139804833 gene encoding ferritin heavy chain-like isoform X2 — MDEPGTPVLRGEYFDQSHVALPNVSKFFLHQALEERKAAEALMKYQQERGGHYCSKTIQKPNCEHAVGLMKALELAMAQWKTMSRYFEELYALSIENADPHSASTIKKQFIGPQMQKIKLMGDLLTNARRLDCSQDGRNSLGDYFMDRLQEEFRTGTEPEWRQHCSPCPPPQQCAGAAERMKRPQREPSQHRNGVGPIYATIHCMATLPHCNHGTGAKGKQDREGL; from the exons ATGGATGAACCCGGCACTCCGGTACTTCGG GGTGAATATTTTGACCAATCACATGTGGCTCTACCAAATGTTTCAAAGTTCTTCTTACATCAAGctctggaagagagaaaagctgcagaggCTCTGATGAAGTATCAGCAAGAACGAGGAGGCCATTACTGTTCTAAAACCATCCAG AAACCAAACTGTGAGCATGCAGTCGGTCTGATGAAAGCCCTGGAATTAGCAATGGCTCAGTGGAAAACGATGAGCCGCTATTTTGAAGAGCTTTATGCCCTGAGTATTGAAAATGCAGATCCTCACAGTGCAAGCACCATCAAGAAACAATTCATCGGGCCCCAAATGCAGAAGATTAAACTGATGGGAGATCTGCTGACCAATGCTCGCAGGCTCGACTGCTCCCAGGATGGCAGAAACAGCCTCGGGGATTACTTCATGGACCGGCTGCAGGAGGAGTTCAGAACAGGCACAGAGCCCGAGTGgaggcagcactgcagcccctgcccacctccccagcagtgtgcaggagctgcagagaggatgAAGAGACCCCAGAGAGAACCCTCCCAGCACAGAAATGGCGTGGGGCCAATCTATGCAACCATCCACTGCATGGCCACGCTGCCACACTGTAACCACGGGACAGGAGCAAAGGGGAAGCAAGACAGGGAGGGACTGTAA
- the LOC139804833 gene encoding ferritin light chain-like isoform X1 — protein MAAPAMAEPRSKRPRVTLPACPAHRQLPGSRVRQSFPPAVEEGLCGVTGALLELAYCLQALGEYFDQSHVALPNVSKFFLHQALEERKAAEALMKYQQERGGHYCSKTIQKPNCEHAVGLMKALELAMAQWKTMSRYFEELYALSIENADPHSASTIKKQFIGPQMQKIKLMGDLLTNARRLDCSQDGRNSLGDYFMDRLQEEFRTGTEPEWRQHCSPCPPPQQCAGAAERMKRPQREPSQHRNGVGPIYATIHCMATLPHCNHGTGAKGKQDREGL, from the exons ATGGCGGCCCCCGCCATGGCCGAGCCGCGCTCCAAGCGGCCCCGCGTCACGCTGCCCGCCTGCCCCGCACACCGCCAGCTCCCCGGCAGCCGCGTCCGCCAGAGCTTCCCGCCCGCCGTGGAGGAAGGGCTCTGCGGCGTCACCGGCGCCCTGCTGGAGCTCGCCTACTGCCTGCAGGCGCTG GGTGAATATTTTGACCAATCACATGTGGCTCTACCAAATGTTTCAAAGTTCTTCTTACATCAAGctctggaagagagaaaagctgcagaggCTCTGATGAAGTATCAGCAAGAACGAGGAGGCCATTACTGTTCTAAAACCATCCAG AAACCAAACTGTGAGCATGCAGTCGGTCTGATGAAAGCCCTGGAATTAGCAATGGCTCAGTGGAAAACGATGAGCCGCTATTTTGAAGAGCTTTATGCCCTGAGTATTGAAAATGCAGATCCTCACAGTGCAAGCACCATCAAGAAACAATTCATCGGGCCCCAAATGCAGAAGATTAAACTGATGGGAGATCTGCTGACCAATGCTCGCAGGCTCGACTGCTCCCAGGATGGCAGAAACAGCCTCGGGGATTACTTCATGGACCGGCTGCAGGAGGAGTTCAGAACAGGCACAGAGCCCGAGTGgaggcagcactgcagcccctgcccacctccccagcagtgtgcaggagctgcagagaggatgAAGAGACCCCAGAGAGAACCCTCCCAGCACAGAAATGGCGTGGGGCCAATCTATGCAACCATCCACTGCATGGCCACGCTGCCACACTGTAACCACGGGACAGGAGCAAAGGGGAAGCAAGACAGGGAGGGACTGTAA